The following proteins are co-located in the Gorilla gorilla gorilla isolate KB3781 chromosome 18, NHGRI_mGorGor1-v2.1_pri, whole genome shotgun sequence genome:
- the ALDOA gene encoding fructose-bisphosphate aldolase A isoform X3, whose product MPYQYPALTPEQKKELSDIAHRIVAPGKGILAADESTGSIAKRLQSIGTENTEENRRFYRQLLLTADDRVNPCIGGVILFHETLYQKSDDGRPFPQVIKSKGGVVGIKVDKGVVPLAGTNGETTTQGLDGLSERCAQYKKDGADFAKWRCVLKIGEHTPSALAIMENANVLARYASICQQNGIVPIVEPEILPDGDHDLKRCQYVTEKVLAAVYKALSDHHIYLEGTLLKPNMVTPGHACTQKFSHEEIAMATVTALRRTVPPAVTGITFLSGGQSEEEASINLNAINKCPLLKPWALTFSYGRALQASALKAWGGKKENLKAAQEEYVKRALANSLACQGKYTPSGQAGAAASESLFVSNHAY is encoded by the exons ATGCCCTACCAATATCCAGCACTGACCCCGGAACAGAAGAAGGAGCTGTCTGACATCGCTCACCGCATCGTGGCACCCGGCAAGGGCATCCTGGCTGCAGATGAGTCCACTG GGAGCATTGCCAAGCGGCTGCAGTCCATTGGCACCGAGAACACCGAGGAGAACCGGCGCTTCTACCGCCAGCTCTTGCTGACAGCTGACGACCGCGTGAACCCCTGCATTGGGGGTGTCATCCTCTTCCATGAGACACTCTACCAGAAGTCGGATGATGGGCGTCCCTTCCCCCAAGTTATCAAATCCAAGGGCGGTGTTGTGGGCATCAAG GTAGACAAGGGCGTGGTCCCCCTGGCAGGGACAAATGGCGAGACTACCACCCAAG GGTTGGATGGGCTGTCTGAGCGCTGTGCCCAGTACAAGAAGGATGGAGCTGACTTCGCCAAGTGGCGTTGTGTGCTGAAGATTGGGGAACACACCCCCTCGGCGCTCGCCATCATGGAAAATGCCAATGTTCTGGCCCGTTATGCCAGTATCTGCCAGCAG AATGGCATTGTGCCCATCGTGGAGCCTGAGATCCTCCCTGATGGGGACCATGACTTGAAGCGCTGCCAGTATGTGACCGAGAAG GTGCTGGCTGCTGTCTACAAGGCTCTGAGTGACCACCACATCTACCTGGAAGGCACCTTGCTGAAGCCCAACATGGTCACCCCAGGCCATGCTTGCACCCAGAAGTTTTCTCATGAGGAGATTGCCATGGCGACCGTCACAGCGCTGCGCCGCACAGTGCCCCCTGCTGTCACTG GGATCACCTTCCTGTCTGGAGGCCAGAGTGAGGAGGAGGCGTCCATCAACCTCAATGCCATTAACAAGTGCCCCCTGCtgaagccctgggccctgaccttctCCTACGGCCGAGCCCTGCAGGCCTCTGCCCTGAAGGCCTGGGGCGGGAAGAAGGAGAACCTGAAGGCTGCGCAGGAGGAGTATGTCAAGCGAGCCCTG GCCAACAGCCTTGCCTGTCAAGGAAAGTACACTCCGAGTGGTCAGGCTGGGGCTGCTGCCAGTGAGTCCCTCTTCGTCTCTAACCACGCCTATTAA
- the ALDOA gene encoding fructose-bisphosphate aldolase A isoform X2, which translates to MARRKPEGSSFNMTHLSMAMAFSFPPVASGQLHPQLGNTQHQTELGKELATTSTMPYQYPALTPEQKKELSDIAHRIVAPGKGILAADESTGSIAKRLQSIGTENTEENRRFYRQLLLTADDRVNPCIGGVILFHETLYQKSDDGRPFPQVIKSKGGVVGIKVDKGVVPLAGTNGETTTQGLDGLSERCAQYKKDGADFAKWRCVLKIGEHTPSALAIMENANVLARYASICQQNGIVPIVEPEILPDGDHDLKRCQYVTEKVLAAVYKALSDHHIYLEGTLLKPNMVTPGHACTQKFSHEEIAMATVTALRRTVPPAVTGITFLSGGQSEEEASINLNAINKCPLLKPWALTFSYGRALQASALKAWGGKKENLKAAQEEYVKRALANSLACQGKYTPSGQAGAAASESLFVSNHAY; encoded by the exons ATGGCAAGGCGCAAGCCAGAAGGGTCCAGCTTCAACATGACCCACCTGTCCATGGCTATGGCCTTTTCCTTTCCCCCAGTTGCCAGTGGGCAACTCCACCCTCAGCTGGGCAACACCCAGCACCAGACAGAGTTAGGAAAG GAACTTGCTACTACCAGCACCATGCCCTACCAATATCCAGCACTGACCCCGGAACAGAAGAAGGAGCTGTCTGACATCGCTCACCGCATCGTGGCACCCGGCAAGGGCATCCTGGCTGCAGATGAGTCCACTG GGAGCATTGCCAAGCGGCTGCAGTCCATTGGCACCGAGAACACCGAGGAGAACCGGCGCTTCTACCGCCAGCTCTTGCTGACAGCTGACGACCGCGTGAACCCCTGCATTGGGGGTGTCATCCTCTTCCATGAGACACTCTACCAGAAGTCGGATGATGGGCGTCCCTTCCCCCAAGTTATCAAATCCAAGGGCGGTGTTGTGGGCATCAAG GTAGACAAGGGCGTGGTCCCCCTGGCAGGGACAAATGGCGAGACTACCACCCAAG GGTTGGATGGGCTGTCTGAGCGCTGTGCCCAGTACAAGAAGGATGGAGCTGACTTCGCCAAGTGGCGTTGTGTGCTGAAGATTGGGGAACACACCCCCTCGGCGCTCGCCATCATGGAAAATGCCAATGTTCTGGCCCGTTATGCCAGTATCTGCCAGCAG AATGGCATTGTGCCCATCGTGGAGCCTGAGATCCTCCCTGATGGGGACCATGACTTGAAGCGCTGCCAGTATGTGACCGAGAAG GTGCTGGCTGCTGTCTACAAGGCTCTGAGTGACCACCACATCTACCTGGAAGGCACCTTGCTGAAGCCCAACATGGTCACCCCAGGCCATGCTTGCACCCAGAAGTTTTCTCATGAGGAGATTGCCATGGCGACCGTCACAGCGCTGCGCCGCACAGTGCCCCCTGCTGTCACTG GGATCACCTTCCTGTCTGGAGGCCAGAGTGAGGAGGAGGCGTCCATCAACCTCAATGCCATTAACAAGTGCCCCCTGCtgaagccctgggccctgaccttctCCTACGGCCGAGCCCTGCAGGCCTCTGCCCTGAAGGCCTGGGGCGGGAAGAAGGAGAACCTGAAGGCTGCGCAGGAGGAGTATGTCAAGCGAGCCCTG GCCAACAGCCTTGCCTGTCAAGGAAAGTACACTCCGAGTGGTCAGGCTGGGGCTGCTGCCAGTGAGTCCCTCTTCGTCTCTAACCACGCCTATTAA
- the ALDOA gene encoding fructose-bisphosphate aldolase A isoform X1, whose amino-acid sequence MPRTASGRGRSLGRLDLAWRGIRELPAARGCSSRTDWLCPSPWTSLAKDLFLLTTKGLRLDFQGRISSEAPELATTSTMPYQYPALTPEQKKELSDIAHRIVAPGKGILAADESTGSIAKRLQSIGTENTEENRRFYRQLLLTADDRVNPCIGGVILFHETLYQKSDDGRPFPQVIKSKGGVVGIKVDKGVVPLAGTNGETTTQGLDGLSERCAQYKKDGADFAKWRCVLKIGEHTPSALAIMENANVLARYASICQQNGIVPIVEPEILPDGDHDLKRCQYVTEKVLAAVYKALSDHHIYLEGTLLKPNMVTPGHACTQKFSHEEIAMATVTALRRTVPPAVTGITFLSGGQSEEEASINLNAINKCPLLKPWALTFSYGRALQASALKAWGGKKENLKAAQEEYVKRALANSLACQGKYTPSGQAGAAASESLFVSNHAY is encoded by the exons GTCCCTGGCCAAAGATTTATTTCTCTTGACAACCAAGGGCCTCCGTCTGGATTTCCAAGGAAGAATTTCCTCTGAAGCACCG GAACTTGCTACTACCAGCACCATGCCCTACCAATATCCAGCACTGACCCCGGAACAGAAGAAGGAGCTGTCTGACATCGCTCACCGCATCGTGGCACCCGGCAAGGGCATCCTGGCTGCAGATGAGTCCACTG GGAGCATTGCCAAGCGGCTGCAGTCCATTGGCACCGAGAACACCGAGGAGAACCGGCGCTTCTACCGCCAGCTCTTGCTGACAGCTGACGACCGCGTGAACCCCTGCATTGGGGGTGTCATCCTCTTCCATGAGACACTCTACCAGAAGTCGGATGATGGGCGTCCCTTCCCCCAAGTTATCAAATCCAAGGGCGGTGTTGTGGGCATCAAG GTAGACAAGGGCGTGGTCCCCCTGGCAGGGACAAATGGCGAGACTACCACCCAAG GGTTGGATGGGCTGTCTGAGCGCTGTGCCCAGTACAAGAAGGATGGAGCTGACTTCGCCAAGTGGCGTTGTGTGCTGAAGATTGGGGAACACACCCCCTCGGCGCTCGCCATCATGGAAAATGCCAATGTTCTGGCCCGTTATGCCAGTATCTGCCAGCAG AATGGCATTGTGCCCATCGTGGAGCCTGAGATCCTCCCTGATGGGGACCATGACTTGAAGCGCTGCCAGTATGTGACCGAGAAG GTGCTGGCTGCTGTCTACAAGGCTCTGAGTGACCACCACATCTACCTGGAAGGCACCTTGCTGAAGCCCAACATGGTCACCCCAGGCCATGCTTGCACCCAGAAGTTTTCTCATGAGGAGATTGCCATGGCGACCGTCACAGCGCTGCGCCGCACAGTGCCCCCTGCTGTCACTG GGATCACCTTCCTGTCTGGAGGCCAGAGTGAGGAGGAGGCGTCCATCAACCTCAATGCCATTAACAAGTGCCCCCTGCtgaagccctgggccctgaccttctCCTACGGCCGAGCCCTGCAGGCCTCTGCCCTGAAGGCCTGGGGCGGGAAGAAGGAGAACCTGAAGGCTGCGCAGGAGGAGTATGTCAAGCGAGCCCTG GCCAACAGCCTTGCCTGTCAAGGAAAGTACACTCCGAGTGGTCAGGCTGGGGCTGCTGCCAGTGAGTCCCTCTTCGTCTCTAACCACGCCTATTAA